The following DNA comes from Ooceraea biroi isolate clonal line C1 chromosome 11, Obir_v5.4, whole genome shotgun sequence.
agctttctgtattaatcgatGCTGTATGGGAAAAAAGGTGGCAAATCAATAAATCAGATTTGATCATCGACATTAATGGTCGACGACGCATTCAACTTCGTTATTGCTTTTTCCTGGTCGCTAGGTTTCTTCATCGcgtgtctctctttttttctttcgatttACATTCGGAGACTCTCGCAATGCCCATGTTTGCCGTTGAATTTAACATCCGAGCTCCATGTCCGTTTGTACATGTAAAACGCGCCGTTGAAGGACTTTTTTATGATTTCTTATTCGGTATCTTGCTTGAAAAGAGTCGGCGATTCAAGTTATACGGTTTGTCTCGGTAGTTTAGGCTAGTCCAAACATATTGCCACAGAAGTTCTTCATTAGTTGACTATTAAGAGACATTTAATTGCAGATAGGTAATAGTATAGGAtttcttcatcttttatttactttatatttgaaaaaagtctcgcgaattaaattattttgaaaatattcttATGCCAAATCTCTTGTTCTGTACACAAGAATTCTCTCTCGATACTATATgtgcagaaataattttctgcacaatttattagataaatataaatagaaaatacaaTTTCTTGTTTGTCCAGTAAACCCACGAAGATTGATAATTGCGTAATGCTATGAATGTGTCTTCATCCAATTGCGATTATTTAATTCCGTTGAAGAAGTGATAAATctcttgtataaataaatcagaGCGAtctataaacaaaatattgggTGTACAGCAGGCTTGAGTTAACGAGCAAAATCGCGGGTTATCACGCGATAACGTATCACGCGCATTATGCATAACATCAAGTAGAATCGAGGTCGCAGGTCATTTATCGCAGTGCCCGTTTATCGCTGAAATTCAGacgaatttttaaatgaaaacaagttagcactttataaatattttctttacaaatatttgctgTGCTATTAAGAAATGCACTTATATGCACTTTTGATTGTACATATAGATCGGCATActatgtgtataatatatgtacgttatacaaaatatatacacacacatatattattaatagtaatataaaattatgtatcatgTCGAGGTGTTAcatgtacaaatattattgttaataaagttattaacattcaTAGGAACTTCCACCCAGAAATGTCCTCGACGAGGCTCAAGTCCGAGGAGATTTATCGCGAACGTATCGCCAGTGACAGTCTATTCGCGGCGCGAACGCTCGATCCCGCCAGCTCGGTAAACTCCAACAGcaatcagcagcagcagcaaccaCGACAGCAGGAACAGCAGAACGTCTCGTCAGCGTTTTTGCAAGACGACGTTTTCGAGAACGACGATCTGTTCGGACCGCCGCCGTTGCCCTCGAAGGCGGACTCAAAGCGAACGGCGAAGTCCAAAGTCTCGTCGCTCTTCGACGACTCCGATTCCGGCGACGAGCTCTTCTCCGCGGCCAGCTCTGGCTCCAGGTCGCAGAAGAGCACAGACTTCTTTGCTGCCACGTCGTCGAACGACAAAACGAAGCCGCCTGCAAAGGGCAGCGGTTTGTTCGACGACGACATGGACATATTCGGCGGCAAAGATGCCCCGGACGTCGATATATTTGGTGCAGCCTTGAAGTCGAAATCGACGGACGCGGCTTCGGATGGCCTGTTCGGTGAGCGTGGCCCGGATTCAATAGCGCCGAAGACTCACAGCGTCGGTGAGTTAGATACACAGTTTGGTTTcctttaatatattatctttatttatcttCAAGAAAGAGCGTTATAACTgcacatttttcataaaatgttGTAATACATGAGAGAAATGTTTCCAGATCAATCGCAAAGCGtaaagacagagaaaaagaagatcaGCCTGtttgatgacgacgacgacggcgaggaCGGCGATTTATTCGGCACGAAGCCAACGAAATCGAAGAGCGAGCGTAAAAGCGACCTCTTCGAGGACGAGAACGATCTGTTCTCGGGCAAGACGAGTAGCAAAGAACGCACTTCTGCGGAAAAAGACAAGGCATTGACCGAACCAAAGACCGGCGTCTCTAAGAACGTCTCTAGTTTGGAAAGTGAGAAGAGAAGCAAGGACAATTTATTGgagaacaaattattttccgaAACCACGAAAACTCGCGGTCTCTTGTTCGAGGACGACGATTACGACGATTTGTTCAGCAAGAAGGTGACAGTGATGCACGAAGACGACCGATCGAAGTCTAAATCCAAGGAAGAAGTCGGGAAAGATGTTCCTGAAGAGGCGCAAAAACCTTCTAAGGAAAGTAAGAACCCGACAGGATTCTCGGATGTAAGTCGTGTCGCCGCAGCGGCTTCGGAATCGGACATCGTCAGAGACGTAAGCGACGAGAGGCATAAAGCGGACGTCGAGGAGGCATCGGCCAGCGTCGACGAGAACGATGGCGCGACGAAGAAGAATTCGCCGCCGAGGACGCTAAACATCCAGACGACCACTTCGCCGTCGATCGAGGAGCAGAGCAATCAGCAGCAAGTGCCGCGAAGATCAGTATCCGGTAAGATAAAGAACCTGATGGGCAAGATGGGCGACTTGAAGATCCTCTCGCCGATGGACGCGCCGCCGTTGTGGCGGAAGAGCGAGGACAAGacggacgaggacgaggacgccGTGGACAGCGATAGCGGCGGCCGCACTGGCCGCGTTTCGCCTCCGAGCGTGTCGGGTAATCATcgcttaaataaaataaaagaatcttCTACCTCGTGTACTTATGATGTTGcgttaaattaattctgaattgatattttaaatgagAATTTGCTCGGCAGAAGGCAGCGCGCGGAAGGAGTCCTCTTATTCGACAATCTCCACCACCAGCAACGCCGAAGCGGCCATAAGCTTCGACGATCTGGCTCAAGTAGAGACATTGTCCACTACTGCGTCCAAGGTATtgcatcatttaattaatttgatatctATTCATGTACAGTTATTGTTTAATTGATATTGATGACGAATCTCGGATATTTCACatgcttttctttattaatgttGCGTCgcatttgattttatttcagaGTCGAGTGAGGATTCAAGCGAAGCGCCGTCCTCAGAGTCGACACGCTCGGAAATCCGCGCTCCGACACAGCGGCATCGACTTCGACACTGTCGACAATGCTCAAGACAATTCTCAGGAGGAGAGCCACGCTAGTATCTCTTCGTCCACCAAAGACTCCTTTACCGCCCCGGCCAGCGCCGCCAATCGTTTGGCTATCGGTGACACTCACCGCTCAACGATCGATCCTCCCTCGGTTGACGACAAGTCCGAGCTGGGTAGCATCAGTAAGGAAAGCTCGATGAGTGTCAATAAGAATACCTTACTGTCGCCGTCCACTGACGAAGAAGATTTGTTCGATGTACCACCAGACCTGCCGGAGGACCCGCAGAAGGAAGACACGCTGTTCGGCAGAGCGCCGATACTTTCGCCGATCGATGGCGAGCGATCGGACAAGCCGCCTATTACTGCCGAACCTCTTATAGACACCGTGATCAGAAAGGTTGACAATGATGTTGACAATGATGTGAGCGCCTCAGACGACAGAGACAGCGAATTGACGCGATCAGACATCGGCATAAAATCGGACGCGTCGAAGAGCGTCCATGAAAAGAGGAACGAGAAGCGCGAGGAAGTAGATGACGAACGGAGCGAAGCCAAGGAAGAGTCGAGCGCGGAGGAGCCGAGCGATCCTCTACGCGACAGCAGCCATGATCCGCTGAAGGATCCTAGTCAGTTGTTCGCATTCGTCACGAAAACGCCGTCGCCAGAAAAGAGCAAGAGCCTGCTGTTCTCCGAGCCCGACGACAGCCTGTTCTCCAGCACTGTGATAAAGAAGTCGAGCGAGCCGAAGAAGATCTTGGACCTGTTCGCAGACGACGACATCGGTGGCGATTTATTCTCCACGGTTCCGTCGAAGAAAACTGTGAGGAAACCGTTGCGCGACGCGAAGATCGGATTGTTCGGCGACGACAATGGCGCAcaggacgacgaggacgacagTCTGTTTGGCAGCACGTCCAGCAAGACGAAGCTAGACAGTCAAAAGCCTCCGAGTCTCGCTCCCGTTGGGCGcaagaaaaataacattttcgacgacgacgacgacgatgattcCAGCCTGTTTGTCGAGTCATCCGGCCAATCACAAAAGTCGGACAGCGCCTCGTTCTCCGAGTCCAAGCCCGATCCCGCCGATAATCAAGCCAAGAGTTCGAACCTAAAGAGTATCTTCGGCGACGCGCCatgtgacgacgacgacgacctaGATCTGTTCGCCACGAAGAAAGTTGTTCCTAAGAAAATCGCCGCGCCGTCGAAATCCCTGTTCgcggacgatgacgacgacgacggcgatgacgGCCATATCTTCGGCAAACAGCCAACCGCGTCGAAAGACTCGAAGACGAAGACGGCAGCAATGGCGAGTTCGAGACCGGCCGTGAAGAAACCGGTCACGAGGGACCTGAAGAAGACGGCCGAGAAGATCGTCGAGGACCCACTGAGTCTTCTTCAGGACGACTAACTTCACTTCCTCGCGGTAAATACCACTGAGATTTTCTGCGCGCCCAGCCGCGAAAGTTTACGTGTGTCTGAAAAAGTGAAAGAGACGTTGAAGATCATGAATGAAACACGAAAAGATAAGAACAGAAAGAGCGTTCTGTTCtaatattgcattaatttacTTGAGCCTGGAGCGttctgtaaaattaatttcaacatAAAATTGTGTTTAACGTAGTGTACGCGCCACGATCgatcaaatttatatacacaatCATACAtgcaatataattcaatttatttattgcatcgaAAAATGTGACAGCTCAGTCGCCAAAGATAATGTTCAAGCTTTCGATTAATCTctgaaattaagaattaaatcaattaagaATTCTGCGCTTAGATTGTAGATACATGTAACACTAATTAATCTATGTGTTCAAATTACGtgatactttaatttaattctttatatttattctggACAACAATCTTTTGTGGCTGAGCGCGCGCACAGGTATACATATCTCTTATTTTCTTGTTTActtgttattttcttattcgCTTTTCCTTCTTATCCATTTTGTTATGTCATACATAATCGCCCGCATGTATAAAAAGAATGCTACGTCGATAAGAGAATGCGGGCAACGTGCAATTCGCGTGCAACGGAGAGAATCTTATTCCTCGCTCTTGCCACTATTTATTGTACTCCAGTCAGATCTGGATTATCTTTTTTACGTGTGCCACATTAGGAGTCTAATTCGTCTCATCTTATTCATCGACGAAGTTGCAATAAATGTAGAAGTGCTCTACGCTTAGCATTTATTCGGGATACAACGAGTTTACACGTTTACCAGCTAAGATAATATGCGAAAGCCGTGCTCGGTGGTTCGCGCGTGCACAGTAGATGTATATTTTCTGTACCGTCGTACCCCTCATTCTCCACGTGTAAATTCATCACGCGCTTGTGATTCAcatcgtgtatatatattatcttgatGAGTCACACAGTCAGTACAATAAAACTTATTCAACTGCTACGCGTTCAATGTGATGTAATCCTGTCGTAATCCTTCCAATCCCAGATAATGTCGAAAGGTAAAAAGATCGAAAAGCGATATAAAAATCCGACTAATAAAGGAGGAAAATGCTGGAGGACTCTTTCGACATTTCCATACAGCTaagatatttcttattttgatattatatactatatatggaagatacaagataagtttgtgaaataaaataattttataaaaattaattaccgcaaaattttagatattaatagCTTCcacacaattatttatttcattatcattaCGGAAATGCACGTTTAAAAGAATCTAAtcaagaaatatgtaattaaggAAAAAACTCcatgaaattaatatcttattcaaaaaaatatcttattcaACGCGATAGAAAGGtcattaaaattcaatatcgATGATCTCACGCATTTTTCAAGGAAATGCAGTCGTTGTGCACGATTTCGCACAGAAAATATCTTCTACGCGAAAACTACGGCTGCGGATTACGACGAATTCGACTAGATTTCGGGATAAAAATTACTATCCCGTTAAATCGATCTactaaattattgatatataaaatatcgtctCTCGCCGATATACAACGCAATCTTCGTACCGGCCAGTGTACGTCGGAAACGCGCAGTATACAAAATACTATACAAAATAAACCACCGGTTGTACatcgtaatatttatatcatcaaAGGATCCGCGCTAATTTGCTCGTCCGCGtttttctgaaataaattCGCATCGCAGCAAGCAACGGAATGATGGTGATTACGTAACTCcgaattttaattactcgattaatAATAGCAATGCCTGGCAGGCTTTCAcgtagattattatttttgagaCATGTGATGGACGAGATTAAATTTGACTAATTATAGTTAATCGTTGTTGTCGCACGTGATAAAACTCGATTTCGAGCATCTGTTTATGGAAATAAATTCCAATTAAAAGCAATTATCGAATGTCGATGATTATTGCTtcatatatttgataaaatctatcggatttatattaatcgagtaaatttaaatatgtcaTCAAAATCTAATCAAATTAATGATAAGAAAGTTTGTCAAACTTTATCAAATCTCAGAAGAAAAGTATCGTACAAAATcatggaaatatatatatcaatattacGCGAGCTTCTTATTGctaatatctttataaatttttggACGAGATTTGCGAtcagtaaaaatttataaaattctaacaAATAAAGCGTTCTTGCGGACGCGAATATATCAGGAAAAATATactgttctttctctctttgtcgcatcaatctttaaattgacatttaaaaatacatttacgaATTGCCAGAGAAAGCTGGCGTGAAAAACAGGCGAAATGCATATATCGTACGAtaaatctaaatatatattcttatccTATGTAATCTTATAtcctatataatatatatcgctCTATGTGTATTTggtcgaaatatttttcagagatATCAAAAACGCTAAATATACAAATGGTGGTAGGTACATCACGATGATGTATCACGAGTGTCATGATAGGGCAATGATAGCTAGTAGGATGGTCTCCTTTATGCTCAATTGTGGCTCTTGAAAGCTACAAGCGGCGCTTATAATTATACGTATCTCGAGTGAAATGCACGTTCTCGCATAAAACGGTTGCTTACTGATAAGCAAGGCCGGTCGCAAGTATATCAAAGTTACGTTACATCTATGGAGCGTCTCACCAAATATCTATAAATCATGTATATCTTTCTGAGACGTTCGATAGACTTGCATTGACCTTTTCCTTTCACGTggaaagcgaaaaaataattatacagaaactaaacacacatacacacatactgTCGACAATTCAATTTAATCTTTATAGATACGAGTGGATGTGCGCTCTCCcgacatttacaaaaatgAATCCTACAGGAAGTAcctacgtataaaaaaatttgcgaCTCGAAAAAAAGAGTATCGAAAATTGCTGTAGAAAAACGGATATAAGAATATCACTCTATCAAAAGTTTTCCGCATTCCGTTCACGTTCCCATTAATTATCCGGATCGAGTACAAAAATCGGATGTACAAATCCACGTAAAAATCTTTCGATCAAGTCTTACATACGTGGATAAAATACAAACGTGTACTACGAACGCTATATCGAAAATAGTGTACATGTATACGTGTATGCATGGGcacagataaatatattaaatgcatCTCATCTTTTTGTACTATGAATTTATGTTCGACGCATCTCGGAGAAAAGCATTTCgtcattttgtttgattttattaattaaagttcCATTCGGCGACCGCGACGACGCGAGCGTTATTCTATTTCAATATTCAGCAATAAAGAATAATGCTCACACGTCGATACGCGCTCGCCAAATGGGATTTATCCTTAGTAAACTAGAAACTTTTATCTGTGATAAGAAGGATACATAATGTGATACAaatctatatacagggtgtcccgggttttaaccgacaaactgcgggagcatattctactagtggaaataagaaaaaattcttatatcgagtttgcttagaaatgctttattacaaagttataaaccaatattgaaaagaaatatcagataagtaacaacggattttttcacaaaaataaaaattatctacgcaatgatttagtgacgcatttcaaaatgttgtccttgcacatcgatacaagctagacatcgacgtagtacagaatttgttacggtacgacattcctgaaaattttcttgcatctcagtaactgaattagtaattcgttgctttaaatctatctggtactctcctgttaggaaatctacgttgatactctcgtacggcagctcgtgcatttccgtcacagaatccgtacacgaaatgaatatcagtgtattcctcgtttgaaaacacttttggcattctgatagtaattgctagttgacacgacgattgaaatctaacagctactgttgtgaaagtaacaatcatactgaatcgtttcaacatagtgaacatgaatacacgtgaatacacgtaacataaacatcttcgaccttccaaattctacactatgttccgttgttacttatctcatatttcttttcaatattggtttataactttgtaataaagcatttctaagcaaactcgatataagaattttttcttatttccactagtagaatatgctcccgcagtttgtcggttaaaacccgggacaccctgcatatatatatatatatatatataaaagccaaatatataatataaatgcaaatgtaCTTCGCTCggtaatgaattaattaacgcgTATTACTATTTCGCGTtgaaattttggaaaaatattcgcTGAAATTCGCTATTTTGCTAAGGCAACTTTAAATATCCTCTCCAGCTTTGTACCTGAATTAGTTTTCTCGGTGACTCGAGTGGTCAGCCGATATCTTTGAACGTCAATGAACTCATGTGTCTCTCAGCCCGAATGCATTTCATTCGTTGTTCATATACAATAGTCGGTTTATATTTGCAATGTGTAAGAATGTTTGAATCAATTCAGAGAACCTGTTCAACTTATTCTGATCCCTTGTTTCGAGCAAAATTTGATTACAAaacg
Coding sequences within:
- the LOC105278743 gene encoding WASH complex subunit 2A isoform X2, whose amino-acid sequence is MDEKYKVMDVACSDSEEEDDGGVVFSVIVGPNDPYQDRPLPYVIGSDKWMASDKVGLESSSSESEQADEEEREESESDEREDVNARKVLNGRHNPEANAARLSSSSDSDYNDPDSNAPYMSNKAVSQNNINSASESVTPNNLSKTSSEAAPNFAEELAKRLGTVRQSQKPVTMNEAGESSINRFKDDLFASEKNDDVFSDRSDNLFGDEKGLFDDRVSANLWKDRPIRSSYKSSNIIPPSIDVPPPISIVSTKPKSEIDDLFADDDSDIFSSRKPVKRRAREPTASDSAYPPAGTEDMPKKFLDVIAPGVTTSTPETKVNSPSLFSDDENDDADLFGNPKKQSRTPTSAPSSTNTTRESNKKKPAGTVSIFGDALASDIERKLSSRIMQRRRESSESSDSDAPGNSDSARSNAEAVRGLLDDNIAVDHSSRIASAENPVQDISAIVENIDNSSGISMRPPSIDNTAGSGLWNFHPEMSSTRLKSEEIYRERIASDSLFAARTLDPASSVNSNSNQQQQQPRQQEQQNVSSAFLQDDVFENDDLFGPPPLPSKADSKRTAKSKVSSLFDDSDSGDELFSAASSGSRSQKSTDFFAATSSNDKTKPPAKGSGLFDDDMDIFGGKDAPDVDIFGAALKSKSTDAASDGLFGERGPDSIAPKTHSVDQSQSVKTEKKKISLFDDDDDGEDGDLFGTKPTKSKSERKSDLFEDENDLFSGKTSSKERTSAEKDKALTEPKTGVSKNVSSLESEKRSKDNLLENKLFSETTKTRGLLFEDDDYDDLFSKKVTVMHEDDRSKSKSKEEVGKDVPEEAQKPSKESKNPTGFSDVSRVAAAASESDIVRDVSDERHKADVEEASASVDENDGATKKNSPPRTLNIQTTTSPSIEEQSNQQQVPRRSVSGKIKNLMGKMGDLKILSPMDAPPLWRKSEDKTDEDEDAVDSDSGGRTGRVSPPSVSEGSARKESSYSTISTTSNAEAAISFDDLAQVETLSTTASKSRVRIQAKRRPQSRHARKSALRHSGIDFDTVDNAQDNSQEESHASISSSTKDSFTAPASAANRLAIGDTHRSTIDPPSVDDKSELGSISKESSMSVNKNTLLSPSTDEEDLFDVPPDLPEDPQKEDTLFGRAPILSPIDGERSDKPPITAEPLIDTVIRKVDNDVDNDVSASDDRDSELTRSDIGIKSDASKSVHEKRNEKREEVDDERSEAKEESSAEEPSDPLRDSSHDPLKDPSQLFAFVTKTPSPEKSKSLLFSEPDDSLFSSTVIKKSSEPKKILDLFADDDIGGDLFSTVPSKKTVRKPLRDAKIGLFGDDNGAQDDEDDSLFGSTSSKTKLDSQKPPSLAPVGRKKNNIFDDDDDDDSSLFVESSGQSQKSDSASFSESKPDPADNQAKSSNLKSIFGDAPCDDDDDLDLFATKKVVPKKIAAPSKSLFADDDDDDGDDGHIFGKQPTASKDSKTKTAAMASSRPAVKKPVTRDLKKTAEKIVEDPLSLLQDD
- the LOC105278743 gene encoding WASH complex subunit 2A isoform X1 — protein: MDVSDGIDKSWDHPWTTEEMRKKRREWSLAGDVGLLKHLQQFSENLVSKANKTQAALDTLATQLKETGILVDNVTNTSLALANTQFIESRVQEDDIELKGNLEEKQRETKPQDSTPENLIASISESVKQGLSIMDEKYKVMDVACSDSEEEDDGGVVFSVIVGPNDPYQDRPLPYVIGSDKWMASDKVGLESSSSESEQADEEEREESESDEREDVNARKVLNGRHNPEANAARLSSSSDSDYNDPDSNAPYMSNKAVSQNNINSASESVTPNNLSKTSSEAAPNFAEELAKRLGTVRQSQKPVTMNEAGESSINRFKDDLFASEKNDDVFSDRSDNLFGDEKGLFDDRVSANLWKDRPIRSSYKSSNIIPPSIDVPPPISIVSTKPKSEIDDLFADDDSDIFSSRKPVKRRAREPTASDSAYPPAGTEDMPKKFLDVIAPGVTTSTPETKVNSPSLFSDDENDDADLFGNPKKQSRTPTSAPSSTNTTRESNKKKPAGTVSIFGDALASDIERKLSSRIMQRRRESSESSDSDAPGNSDSARSNAEAVRGLLDDNIAVDHSSRIASAENPVQDISAIVENIDNSSGISMRPPSIDNTAGSGLWNFHPEMSSTRLKSEEIYRERIASDSLFAARTLDPASSVNSNSNQQQQQPRQQEQQNVSSAFLQDDVFENDDLFGPPPLPSKADSKRTAKSKVSSLFDDSDSGDELFSAASSGSRSQKSTDFFAATSSNDKTKPPAKGSGLFDDDMDIFGGKDAPDVDIFGAALKSKSTDAASDGLFGERGPDSIAPKTHSVDQSQSVKTEKKKISLFDDDDDGEDGDLFGTKPTKSKSERKSDLFEDENDLFSGKTSSKERTSAEKDKALTEPKTGVSKNVSSLESEKRSKDNLLENKLFSETTKTRGLLFEDDDYDDLFSKKVTVMHEDDRSKSKSKEEVGKDVPEEAQKPSKESKNPTGFSDVSRVAAAASESDIVRDVSDERHKADVEEASASVDENDGATKKNSPPRTLNIQTTTSPSIEEQSNQQQVPRRSVSGKIKNLMGKMGDLKILSPMDAPPLWRKSEDKTDEDEDAVDSDSGGRTGRVSPPSVSEGSARKESSYSTISTTSNAEAAISFDDLAQVETLSTTASKSRVRIQAKRRPQSRHARKSALRHSGIDFDTVDNAQDNSQEESHASISSSTKDSFTAPASAANRLAIGDTHRSTIDPPSVDDKSELGSISKESSMSVNKNTLLSPSTDEEDLFDVPPDLPEDPQKEDTLFGRAPILSPIDGERSDKPPITAEPLIDTVIRKVDNDVDNDVSASDDRDSELTRSDIGIKSDASKSVHEKRNEKREEVDDERSEAKEESSAEEPSDPLRDSSHDPLKDPSQLFAFVTKTPSPEKSKSLLFSEPDDSLFSSTVIKKSSEPKKILDLFADDDIGGDLFSTVPSKKTVRKPLRDAKIGLFGDDNGAQDDEDDSLFGSTSSKTKLDSQKPPSLAPVGRKKNNIFDDDDDDDSSLFVESSGQSQKSDSASFSESKPDPADNQAKSSNLKSIFGDAPCDDDDDLDLFATKKVVPKKIAAPSKSLFADDDDDDGDDGHIFGKQPTASKDSKTKTAAMASSRPAVKKPVTRDLKKTAEKIVEDPLSLLQDD